In Blattabacterium cuenoti, a single window of DNA contains:
- a CDS encoding Rid family detoxifying hydrolase produces the protein MLINKNLVFGPYNTYILINNFLFVSGQIAINLYTKEFIFDNIEKETDQIMKNLKMILATESMNFDNVVKTSLFIKNMNNLEKINLIYSKYFNNNYPVRETIGVSQLPKNANIEISLIASKKK, from the coding sequence ATGTTAATCAACAAAAATTTAGTTTTTGGTCCATATAACACTTATATATTAATTAATAATTTTTTATTTGTATCTGGACAAATTGCTATCAATTTATATACCAAAGAATTTATATTTGATAATATAGAAAAAGAAACAGATCAAATTATGAAAAATTTGAAAATGATTCTTGCTACAGAATCTATGAATTTTGATAATGTTGTAAAAACTTCTTTATTTATAAAAAATATGAATAATTTAGAAAAAATTAATTTAATATATTCTAAATATTTTAATAACAATTATCCAGTTAGAGAAACTATAGGAGTATCTCAATTACCTAAAAATGCTAATATAGAAATATCATTAATTGCTTCTAAAAAAAAATAA
- the truA gene encoding tRNA pseudouridine(38-40) synthase TruA → MRFFIEVSYNGKNFHGWQIQKNTNKSIEGVLEFCLSKLLKAPINIIGAGRTDTGVHAKQMFAHFDYENQIKKYYLIHRLNIFLPKSIYVKNIFPVKNNIHARFSAISRTYQYYLTYKNNPFFNDILWHCFYKLDFRIINQASHILMHYNDFSSFCKKELYKTNNKCKIYRAFWTKKKQYLCFTIEANRFLRSMVRSIIGTIIDVGRQEISITKFIKIIEFKNNRLCSPKVPAHGLFLSKILYPKDIYINPFHG, encoded by the coding sequence TTGAGATTTTTTATAGAAGTATCTTATAATGGAAAAAATTTTCATGGATGGCAAATCCAAAAAAATACAAATAAATCCATAGAAGGGGTATTAGAATTTTGTTTATCTAAATTATTAAAAGCTCCTATTAATATAATAGGAGCAGGTAGAACTGATACTGGAGTTCATGCTAAACAAATGTTTGCTCATTTTGATTATGAAAATCAAATTAAAAAATATTATTTGATTCATAGATTAAATATTTTTTTACCCAAATCTATTTACGTAAAAAATATTTTTCCAGTAAAAAATAATATACATGCAAGATTTTCTGCTATTAGTAGAACTTATCAATATTATTTAACATATAAAAATAATCCTTTTTTTAATGATATTTTATGGCATTGTTTTTATAAACTTGATTTCAGAATAATAAATCAAGCATCACACATTTTAATGCATTATAATGATTTTAGTTCTTTTTGTAAAAAAGAATTATATAAAACTAATAATAAATGTAAAATATATCGTGCTTTTTGGACAAAAAAAAAACAATATTTATGTTTTACTATTGAAGCAAATAGATTTCTTAGATCTATGGTTAGATCAATTATTGGAACAATAATTGACGTTGGAAGGCAAGAAATAAGTATAACAAAATTTATTAAAATTATTGAATTTAAAAATAATCGCTTATGTAGTCCAAAAGTCCCTGCACATGGATTATTTCTTTCTAAAATACTTTATCCAAAAGATATTTATATTAATCCATTTCATGGATAA
- a CDS encoding ABC transporter ATP-binding protein, whose translation MDKKIYTSYLIQFIKLSLDHKLILSLTISLSILTSFLSAYRPKLIQKVIDIHIIDKNILGLQNLLIWILIFIFLESVFNFLLLYISNILAQKIIQTIRILLFNKLLSLEDTFFITNSIGKLRSYFISDIETITVIFNDGLLLILGDILKIIIIAIMMYTVHQKLSYIILITIIMMYSITIIFQKLLKILFHKERKAISHFNSFLHENILGMSIIQLFNKEQDNFLKFKYINTNLKYIYNQTIFYFSIYFPIVEIIPSFSISLVILYVGYYAIESKHIQPGQIIAFIFFIYLLFRPLRQIADRFNIIQKGITGMERIFSILNYNIIKNKKFIKIKNFIGHIIFDKVYFYSFNGKIILNKISFEIKHGEKIAIVGNTASGKSTIINLISRYYELNKGNIIIDGYYIQDIELDSLRFHIKTVTQYPFLFNDSIANNISLGDSLITIKKIENMAKYIGIHHIISSLPNGYNYIVKEQGNMLSMGEKQLISLLRVKMHPHSMLILDNSTTFLDLKLENIIFNAINILSVNKTFIIITNSISILKKIDKILVLNKGNIVEIGSHNYLISLNGYYSQLYNKI comes from the coding sequence ATGGATAAAAAAATATATACATCTTATTTAATTCAATTTATAAAACTTAGTTTAGATCATAAACTTATTTTAAGTTTAACTATTTCTTTATCTATTTTAACATCATTTCTTTCTGCTTATCGTCCTAAATTAATACAAAAAGTCATAGATATACATATTATAGATAAAAATATTTTAGGATTACAAAATTTATTAATATGGATTTTAATATTTATTTTTTTAGAAAGTGTATTTAATTTTTTATTATTATATATTTCAAATATTCTTGCACAAAAAATTATTCAAACAATTAGAATTTTACTTTTTAATAAATTATTATCTTTAGAAGATACTTTTTTTATTACAAATTCAATAGGTAAATTAAGATCTTATTTTATTTCTGATATAGAAACTATTACAGTTATATTTAATGATGGACTACTTTTAATTTTGGGAGATATATTAAAAATTATTATAATTGCTATTATGATGTATACAGTACATCAAAAATTATCTTATATCATTCTTATTACTATTATAATGATGTATTCTATTACAATAATTTTTCAAAAATTATTAAAAATATTGTTTCATAAAGAAAGAAAAGCAATTTCACATTTTAATAGTTTTTTACACGAAAATATACTAGGAATGTCAATTATTCAACTTTTTAATAAAGAACAAGACAATTTTTTAAAATTTAAATATATAAATACAAATTTAAAATATATATATAATCAAACTATTTTTTATTTTTCTATTTATTTTCCAATAGTTGAAATAATTCCATCATTTTCAATTAGTTTAGTGATTTTATATGTTGGATATTATGCGATAGAATCTAAACATATTCAACCAGGACAAATTATTGCTTTTATATTTTTTATATATCTTTTATTTCGTCCTCTTCGTCAAATAGCAGATAGATTTAATATTATACAAAAAGGAATAACTGGTATGGAAAGAATTTTCTCTATACTAAATTATAATATAATAAAAAATAAAAAATTTATTAAAATTAAAAATTTTATAGGACATATTATTTTTGATAAAGTATATTTTTATTCTTTTAATGGAAAAATAATTTTAAATAAAATTTCTTTTGAAATTAAACATGGAGAAAAAATAGCTATAGTAGGAAATACAGCTTCTGGAAAATCTACTATTATAAATCTAATTTCTAGATATTATGAACTTAATAAGGGGAATATTATCATTGATGGATATTATATTCAAGATATTGAATTAGATAGTTTAAGATTTCATATTAAAACAGTAACACAATATCCATTTTTATTTAATGATTCTATTGCTAATAATATTTCTTTAGGTGATTCATTAATTACTATTAAAAAAATAGAAAACATGGCAAAATATATAGGTATACATCATATTATATCGTCTTTACCTAATGGATATAATTATATAGTTAAAGAACAAGGCAACATGTTATCTATGGGAGAAAAACAATTAATTTCTTTATTAAGAGTAAAAATGCATCCACATTCTATGTTAATATTAGATAATTCAACTACATTTTTAGATTTAAAATTAGAAAATATTATCTTTAATGCTATCAATATATTATCTGTTAATAAAACTTTTATTATAATTACTAATAGTATATCAATATTAAAAAAAATTGATAAAATATTAGTCCTTAATAAAGGTAATATTGTTGAAATAGGATCTCATAATTATTTAATTTCTTTAAATGGTTATTATAGTCAACTATATAATAAAATATAA